From a single Cyprinus carpio isolate SPL01 chromosome A3, ASM1834038v1, whole genome shotgun sequence genomic region:
- the tnrc6c1 gene encoding trinucleotide repeat-containing gene 6C protein isoform X4, giving the protein MEEKKKKKQEEKKKKEAAQKKAAEQKTKVPDSAKPSPNPPPPTNPSVPSASSSTGGNGKRAPSGNQQQQSAAPRYPPREVPPRFRQHEHKQLLKRGQPLPTGSTALVQPVSTNATTQFFSCQTHPVELPPQSGLAAQYENISPSCSPTTASTNSCSSWDPLIIDKRDTEAWPSISCKESQTPAGCPSDTESISDISSMSMATGAGQQGHFSTNHPSKANASHSGGLLSSQGGASRGWGSGPSPASGGEGKNEVSSTSVGARGWGSSNFNLNLNPNANPSAWPVLGHEGTGIGGGSSGGSNPPPPNICSPPGTLPSQGPSSSGSIGGANGNSAGNGGSGNGSTTWGNIVPSDSSESHSTPSTNVSFSSEPQNLNTDGPNHTKHDPRSPGHSLPNWGVGPAGMGSFVQNPGGASQVNGDEEPVWGNGDAKSGNGTKDSGWDSGSSWGQGGASGTSDWGQAASTGDWGKHSNSEPKGWDSSSSPTQEQHLNSWVHGAKAPASEGSSDSMECHPHRRLCSSRDEASPILPAQDMDPRVLCNTGWGQTPVRQHTAWETEEAARSNCKNDIGTEAWGSSSKAANVGPTSGSANPNSGTTSRPDSGGKNECPSPSTGPGWGTAMPSPQASSDWAGPTSNKKPSSGPTNWGSTPGGNPKKSGQTWGSEEKSPTWEDSNAKAKPQGWPEGPNPSHGWSKGPDGESGSGGEWGEPGDGKKNGPSSSTWDGEGTGWNEGSRGWGKPASGVGGNWGDAQHPSMPSQGWNNKPQEGTNGNSGSGSMGSWGGPSSVKQSGSGWGGGNGGGVKPDHIGEPTGWDEPSPHSIRRKMEIDDGTSAWGDPSSYNKTVNLWDRNNPGMQGKPGPGIANNVPNNHHHHPHHNQPPMQTHSHGGSNSNNNHISPDNAGPHPTVPPHNRTTLMNPGWGEMTNCHSKPEPSWGEPATPAASVDNGTSAWGKPSGGCGSWGDNGPEVYGRGSGPPGTAPCKPAPKSMQDGWGGGEDMGLSAGQWEQDESDMWNSTASQESNSSCSSWGNPPKKGPPKGKVPNKQDDIWIMNRLIKQLTDMGFPRDPAEEALKSNNMNLDQAMSALLEKKTELDKRGMGISDYNNGLVNKPMGCRPSVISKESSSDRPPFLDKDAGLADDAQTSPFMPSPSLKLPLGSAALPGQSLGVAIQTLNNRQMQSGVFGSSGAAQARALQQQPPPQPSVPPLNSSQPSLRAQVPQFFSPQVQAQLLQFAAKNIGLNPALLTSPINPQHMTLLNQLYQLQLAYQRLQIQQQMLQAQRSVSGPIRQQEQQVARTINNMQQQIQQHQRQLAQALLMKQQQQQPPTLHPGLHPSAGKSALDTFPTHPQVSSLSVSDLQTKEPQSSTNSFSPYTISGLNPNMNVNCMEVGGLSIKDSPQPQSRLSQWTHPNSMENLSGCSSPMEPNFSKHGAISAGPSLGPPSKPTLDDSYNPYNLIPSSESPASPLAPHDSWGQGKNTNDKISNGTNVSWPPEFCPGVPWKGLQNIDPETDPNVTPGSVPSGPTINTNIQDVNRYLLRDRSGGKLSDMKSTWSPGPISHTQASLSHELWKVPQGPRNTTAPTRPPPGLTNTKPSSTWGGNTLGLVAGWSSSYSSVGTTWSTDSSSRSTSWLVLRNLTPQIDGSTLRTLCMQHGPLITFHLNLTQGNAVVRYSSKEEAAKAQKSLHMCVLGNTTILAEFAGEDEVNRFFAQGQSLTPTTSWQANPGTNQTRLGGGGTAATHPIGHWNSSGLGGGGASGTGSGGKASNELLWGGVPQYSSLWGPPNAEDGRVVGSPTPINTLLPGDLLSGESM; this is encoded by the exons TGCCAGACTCTGCCAAGCCCAGCCCCAACCCTCCTCCCCCCACCAACCCGTCCGTGCCCTCAGCCAGCAGCAGCACTGGTGGCAATGGCAAGCGCGCACCCTCCGGCAACCAACAGCAGCAGTCGGCAGCCCCTCGCTACCCGCCCCGAGAGGTGCCCCCTCGTTTCCGTCAACACGAACACAAGCAGCTACTGAAGCGAGGCCAACCTCTGCCCACCGGAAGTACGGCTCTTGTGCAGCCAGTGTCCACCAACGCTACGACTCAGTTCTTCTCCTGCCAGACCCACCCAG taGAGCTGCCCCCACAGAGTGGCCTGGCAGCCCAGTATGAGAATATATCCCCCAGTTGCAGTCCCACTACAGCCTCTACCAATAGCTGCAGCAGCTGGGATCCACTGATTATTGACAAGCGCGATACAGAGGCGTGGCCTTCCATTTCATGCAAAGAAAGCCAAACCCCTGCAGGATGCCCCTCGGACACTGAAAGTATCAGTGACATCAGCAGCATGAGCATGGCCACAGGTGCTGGCCAGCAAGGCCATTTCTCCACCAATCACCCCAGCAAAGCCAATGCCAGCCACTCAGGAGGTCTACTCTCTAGTCAGGGTGGGGCCAGCAGAGGCTGGGGCTCTGGCCCATCTCCTGCCAGTGGAGGAGAAGGGAAGAATGAAGTCTCCAGCACATCAGTGGGAGCCAGGGGTTGGGGCTCCTCCAACTTTAACTTGAACTTAAACCCCAATGCCAATCCCTCTGCCTGGCCAGTTCTGGGACATGAAGGGACCGGCATAGGTGGTGGCAGCTCTGGAGGAAGCAACCCTCCTCCGCCTAATATCTGTAGCCCACCGGGCACTCTGCCCAGTCAGGGCCCTAGCAGCAGTGGCAGTATAGGTGGTGCCAATGGAAATTCTGCAGGTAATGGTGGCAGTGGCAATGGCAGCACCACATGGGGTAACATTGTGCCCAGTGACTCATCAGAGTCACACTCCACACCATCCACGAATGTGTCTTTCAGCTCCGAACCTCAGAACCTTAACACTGATGGACCAAATCACACTAAGCATGACCCCAGAAGCCCTGGCCACAGCCTGCCTAACTGGGGGGTTGGGCCTGCAGGCATGGGATCATTTGTTCAAAATCCAGGAGGAGCCTCACAGGTCAATGGGGATGAAGAACCTGTTTGGGGTAATGGAGATGCCAAGTCTGGTAATGGCACAAAAGACTCTGGTTGGGACTCAGGGAGCAGCTGGGGACAAGGAGGGGCCTCAGGCACTTCTGACTGGGGACAGGCTGCCTCAACTGGAGATTGGGGTAAGCATTCCAACAGTGAGCCCAAAGGATGGGATTCTTCAAGCTCTCCCACCCAAGAGCAACATCTCAATTCTTGGGTCCATGGGGCCAAAGCCCCAGCCAGTGAGGGAAGCAGTGACAGCATGGAATGCCATCCTCATAGGAGGCTCTGTTCATCAAGAGATGAGGCTTCCCCTATTCTGCCTGCCCAGGATATGGACCCTCGGGTTCTGTGTAACACAGGCTGGGGACAAACACCAGTGCGTCAGCACACTGCTTGGGAGACCGAAGAAGCTGCACGCTCCAACTGTAAGAATGACATTGGAACTGAAGCCTGGGGCTCATCCTCAAAGGCAGCCAATGTAGGACCAACATCTGGCAGTGCCAACCCTAACTCTGGCACTACATCCAGACCAGACTCTGGGGGCAAGAATGAGTGCCCCAGCCCCAGTACTGGACCTGGATGGGGCACAGCCATGCCGTCACCCCAGGCTAGCTCTGATTGGGCAGGTCCTACAAGCAACAAGAAACCTTCCAGTGGTCCTACAAATTGGGGCAGTACCCCAGGTGGTAACCCGAAGAAAAGTGGTCAGACTTGGGGCTCAGAGGAGAAGTCTCCTACCTGGGAAGATAGTAATGCTAAAGCCAAACCACAGGGCTGGCCTGAGGGTCCCAACCCTTCTCATGGATGGAGCAAGGGACCTGATGGAGAAAGCGGGTCTGGCGGAGAATGGGGTGAACCTGGAGATGGAAAGAAAAATGGTCCCTCCAGCTCGACCTGGGATGGAGAGGGTACTGGCTGGAATGAGGGCTCCAGAGGATGGGGCAAGCCTGCCTCGGGCGTAGGAGGAAACTGGGGAGATGCACAACACCCCAGTATGCCATCACAAGGATGGAATAACAAGCCTCAGGAGGGCACCAATGGCAATAGTGGCAGTGGAAGCATGGGTTCTTGGGGAGGTCCTAGCTCTGTAAAGCAGAGTGGCTCTGGATGGGGAGGAGGAAATGGTGGAGGTGTTAAACCTGACCATATTGGAGAGCCCACTGGATGGGACGAGCCCTCTCCACACTCCATTCGCCGTAAAATGGAGATTGATGACGGTACCTCAGCTTGGGGTGACCCAAGCAGTTACAACAAAACAGTCAATCTCTGGGACAGGAATAACCCTGGGATGCAAGGCAAACCAGGACCTGGCATTGCCAACAATGTACCCAacaaccatcatcatcatccccaCCATAACCAGCCTCCCATGCAGACCCACAGTCATGGGGGatcaaattcaaacaataatCACATTTCTCCTGATAACGCTGGTCCACATCCAACAGTGCCACCTCACAATAGAACAACCCTCATGAATCCAG GATGGGGCGAGATGACAAATTGCCATTCAAAACCTGAGCCCTCATGGGGAGAGCCAGCCACCCCTGCAGCAAGTGTGGACAATGGCACTTCAGCATGGGGTAAACCCTCAGGTGGCTGTGGCAGCTGGGGTGATAATGGCCCTGAGGTCTATGGTCGAGGCAGTGGACCTCCTGGAACTGCCCCCTGCAAACCTG CCCCCAAATCTATGCAAGATGGCTGGGGTGGTGGAGAGGACATGGGCCTGTCTGCAGGGCAGTGGGAGCAGGATGAGAGTGACATGTGGAATAGCACTGCATCTCAAGAGAGCAATTCCTCCTGCAGCTCCTGGGGTAACCCACCCAAAAAGGGCCCaccaaag ggaAAAGTCCCAAACAAACAGGATGATATTTGGATAATGAATCGTCTTATCAAGCAGCTGACTGACATGGGCTTCCCT AGAGACCCTGCAGAAGAGGCTCTCAAGAGCAACAACATGAACTTGGATCAGGCCATGA GTGCCCTGTTGGAGAAGAAGACCGAACTAGATAAACGGGGGATGGGAATCTCTGATTATAACAACGGCCTAGTCAATAAACCAATGGGCTGCAGGCCTTCAGTCATCTCCAAAGAATCCTCCTCAGATCGTCCCCCCTTCTTGGACAAG GATGCTGGGCTAGCAGATGATGCCCAAACCTCACCGTTTATGCCTTCTCCGAGCCTGAAGCTCCCATTGGGTAGTGCTGCACTCCCTGGCCAGAGCCTTGGAGTTGCAATACAAACCTTGAACAACAGACAG atgcAGAGTGGAGTGTTTGGTAGTAGCGGAGCAGCACAAGCCCGGGCCCTGCAGCAGCAGCCTCCTCCCCAGCCGTCAGTGCCACCTCTCAACTCGTCCCAGCCTAGTCTACGTGCTCAAGTGCCTCAGTTTTTCAGCCCTCAG GTTCAAGCACAGCTTTTGCAGTTTGCAGCAAAAAACATTGGTCTCAACCCTGCACTTTTAACCTCACCAATAAACCCTCAGCATATGACCCTGTTGAACCAACTTTATCAGCTGCAACTG GCGTACCAGCGTTTACAAATTCAGCAGCAGATGTTGCAGGCACAGCGCAGTGTTTCTGGCCCCATCCGACAGCAAGAGCAGCAA GTTGCACGTACAATCAATAACATGCAGCAACAGATCCAGCAGCACCAGCGGCAGCTGGCTCAGGCTCTGCTGAtgaaacaacagcagcagcagccaccCACCTTACACCCGGGTTTGCATCCCAGTGCAGGCAAATCAGCTCTGGACACATTTCCAACCCACCCCCAGGTCTCCAGCCTCTCTGTTTCCGACCTTCAGACCAAAGAGCCGCAGTCTTCTACAAACTCCTTTTCACCCTACACTATTT CTGGATTGAACCCTAACATGAATGTAAACTGCATGGAAGTGGGTGGCCTGTCCATTAAGGACTCTCCTCAGCCTCAGTCACGCCTGTCACAGTGGACACACCCAAACTCCATGGAGAACCTCTCTGGCTGCTCCTCTCCAATGGAGCCCAACTTCAGCAAGCATg GTGCCATCTCTGCAGGCCCCAGTCTGGGTCCCCCAAGTAAACCCACACTGGATGACTCCTATAATCCCTACAATCTGATTCCCAGCTCCGAGTCTCCTGCCAGCCCCCTGGCACCACATGATAGCTGGGGTCAGGGAAAGAACACAAATGACAAGATCTCCAATGGGACCAATGTCAGCTGGCCTCCAG AGTTTTGTCCAGGAGTGCCCTGGAAAGGACTGCAGAATATTGACCCTGAGACTGACCCCAATGTGACCCCAGGGAGTGTTCCCAGTGGGCCCACCATCAATACCAACATTCAGGACGTGAACCGCTACCTGCTAAGAGACAGGAgtggag GGAAGCTGTCTGACATGAAATCCACTTGGTCTCCGGGGCCCATCTCGCACACCCAGGCTTCTCTCTCTCATGAGCTTTGGAAAGTCCCACAAGGACCCCGGAACACAACAGCTCCCACACGGCCGCCCCCAGGCCTGACCAACACCAAGCCCTCGTCCACATGGGGCGGAAACACCCTGGGCCTGGTGGCTGGCTGGAGCAGCTCCTACTCTTCAG tAGGTACCACGTGGAGTACAGATAGCTCCAGCAGGAGCACTAGCTGGCTGGTTCTGAGAAACCTCACACCACAG ATTGATGGTTCAACACTGCGGACACTGTGCATGCAACACGGCCCGCTCATCACATTCCATCTCAACCTGACGCAGGGCAATGCTGTGGTGCGCTACAGTTCTAAAGAAGAGGCTGCCAAAGCCCAGAAGTCCCTACACAT GTGTGTTCTGGGAAACACCACTATACTGGCAGAGTTTGCTGGAGAAGACGAGGTGAACCGCTTCTTTGCACAGGGTCAGTCCCTTACGCCCACCACCAGCTGGCAGGCCAACCCCGGCACCAATCAGACACGGCTGGGGGGCGGAGGGACGGCGGCCACACACCCCATCGGCCACTGGAACAGCAGCGGTCTTGGAGGAGGAGGAGCGAGCGGGACAGGGTCCGGCGGGAAGGCGAGCAACGAGCTGCTGTGGGGGGGTGTACCACAGTACTCCAGCCTGTGGGGGCCGCCCAACGCCGAGGACGGCCGAGTGGTGGGCAGCCCCACCCCAATCAATACGCTGCTCCCTGGAGACCTGCTGAGCGGAGAGTCCATGTGA
- the tnrc6c1 gene encoding trinucleotide repeat-containing gene 6C protein isoform X1: MEEKKKKKQEEKKKKEAAQKKAAEQKTKVPDSAKPSPNPPPPTNPSVPSASSSTGGNGKRAPSGNQQQQSAAPRYPPREVPPRFRQHEHKQLLKRGQPLPTGSTALVQPVSTNATTQFFSCQTHPVELPPQSGLAAQYENISPSCSPTTASTNSCSSWDPLIIDKRDTEAWPSISCKESQTPAGCPSDTESISDISSMSMATGAGQQGHFSTNHPSKANASHSGGLLSSQGGASRGWGSGPSPASGGEGKNEVSSTSVGARGWGSSNFNLNLNPNANPSAWPVLGHEGTGIGGGSSGGSNPPPPNICSPPGTLPSQGPSSSGSIGGANGNSAGNGGSGNGSTTWGNIVPSDSSESHSTPSTNVSFSSEPQNLNTDGPNHTKHDPRSPGHSLPNWGVGPAGMGSFVQNPGGASQVNGDEEPVWGNGDAKSGNGTKDSGWDSGSSWGQGGASGTSDWGQAASTGDWGKHSNSEPKGWDSSSSPTQEQHLNSWVHGAKAPASEGSSDSMECHPHRRLCSSRDEASPILPAQDMDPRVLCNTGWGQTPVRQHTAWETEEAARSNCKNDIGTEAWGSSSKAANVGPTSGSANPNSGTTSRPDSGGKNECPSPSTGPGWGTAMPSPQASSDWAGPTSNKKPSSGPTNWGSTPGGNPKKSGQTWGSEEKSPTWEDSNAKAKPQGWPEGPNPSHGWSKGPDGESGSGGEWGEPGDGKKNGPSSSTWDGEGTGWNEGSRGWGKPASGVGGNWGDAQHPSMPSQGWNNKPQEGTNGNSGSGSMGSWGGPSSVKQSGSGWGGGNGGGVKPDHIGEPTGWDEPSPHSIRRKMEIDDGTSAWGDPSSYNKTVNLWDRNNPGMQGKPGPGIANNVPNNHHHHPHHNQPPMQTHSHGGSNSNNNHISPDNAGPHPTVPPHNRTTLMNPGWGEMTNCHSKPEPSWGEPATPAASVDNGTSAWGKPSGGCGSWGDNGPEVYGRGSGPPGTAPCKPAPKSMQDGWGGGEDMGLSAGQWEQDESDMWNSTASQESNSSCSSWGNPPKKGPPKGKVPNKQDDIWIMNRLIKQLTDMGFPRDPAEEALKSNNMNLDQAMSALLEKKTELDKRGMGISDYNNGLVNKPMGCRPSVISKESSSDRPPFLDKDAGLADDAQTSPFMPSPSLKLPLGSAALPGQSLGVAIQTLNNRQMQSGVFGSSGAAQARALQQQPPPQPSVPPLNSSQPSLRAQVPQFFSPQVQAQLLQFAAKNIGLNPALLTSPINPQHMTLLNQLYQLQLAYQRLQIQQQMLQAQRSVSGPIRQQEQQVARTINNMQQQIQQHQRQLAQALLMKQQQQQPPTLHPGLHPSAGKSALDTFPTHPQVSSLSVSDLQTKEPQSSTNSFSPYTISGLNPNMNVNCMEVGGLSIKDSPQPQSRLSQWTHPNSMENLSGCSSPMEPNFSKHGAISAGPSLGPPSKPTLDDSYNPYNLIPSSESPASPLAPHDSWGQGKNTNDKISNGTNVSWPPEFCPGVPWKGLQNIDPETDPNVTPGSVPSGPTINTNIQDVNRYLLRDRSGGSTPTSSQGEALPPSSDWPVTSSFSLSSQEAASTGKLSDMKSTWSPGPISHTQASLSHELWKVPQGPRNTTAPTRPPPGLTNTKPSSTWGGNTLGLVAGWSSSYSSVGTTWSTDSSSRSTSWLVLRNLTPQIDGSTLRTLCMQHGPLITFHLNLTQGNAVVRYSSKEEAAKAQKSLHMCVLGNTTILAEFAGEDEVNRFFAQGQSLTPTTSWQANPGTNQTRLGGGGTAATHPIGHWNSSGLGGGGASGTGSGGKASNELLWGGVPQYSSLWGPPNAEDGRVVGSPTPINTLLPGDLLSGESM; the protein is encoded by the exons TGCCAGACTCTGCCAAGCCCAGCCCCAACCCTCCTCCCCCCACCAACCCGTCCGTGCCCTCAGCCAGCAGCAGCACTGGTGGCAATGGCAAGCGCGCACCCTCCGGCAACCAACAGCAGCAGTCGGCAGCCCCTCGCTACCCGCCCCGAGAGGTGCCCCCTCGTTTCCGTCAACACGAACACAAGCAGCTACTGAAGCGAGGCCAACCTCTGCCCACCGGAAGTACGGCTCTTGTGCAGCCAGTGTCCACCAACGCTACGACTCAGTTCTTCTCCTGCCAGACCCACCCAG taGAGCTGCCCCCACAGAGTGGCCTGGCAGCCCAGTATGAGAATATATCCCCCAGTTGCAGTCCCACTACAGCCTCTACCAATAGCTGCAGCAGCTGGGATCCACTGATTATTGACAAGCGCGATACAGAGGCGTGGCCTTCCATTTCATGCAAAGAAAGCCAAACCCCTGCAGGATGCCCCTCGGACACTGAAAGTATCAGTGACATCAGCAGCATGAGCATGGCCACAGGTGCTGGCCAGCAAGGCCATTTCTCCACCAATCACCCCAGCAAAGCCAATGCCAGCCACTCAGGAGGTCTACTCTCTAGTCAGGGTGGGGCCAGCAGAGGCTGGGGCTCTGGCCCATCTCCTGCCAGTGGAGGAGAAGGGAAGAATGAAGTCTCCAGCACATCAGTGGGAGCCAGGGGTTGGGGCTCCTCCAACTTTAACTTGAACTTAAACCCCAATGCCAATCCCTCTGCCTGGCCAGTTCTGGGACATGAAGGGACCGGCATAGGTGGTGGCAGCTCTGGAGGAAGCAACCCTCCTCCGCCTAATATCTGTAGCCCACCGGGCACTCTGCCCAGTCAGGGCCCTAGCAGCAGTGGCAGTATAGGTGGTGCCAATGGAAATTCTGCAGGTAATGGTGGCAGTGGCAATGGCAGCACCACATGGGGTAACATTGTGCCCAGTGACTCATCAGAGTCACACTCCACACCATCCACGAATGTGTCTTTCAGCTCCGAACCTCAGAACCTTAACACTGATGGACCAAATCACACTAAGCATGACCCCAGAAGCCCTGGCCACAGCCTGCCTAACTGGGGGGTTGGGCCTGCAGGCATGGGATCATTTGTTCAAAATCCAGGAGGAGCCTCACAGGTCAATGGGGATGAAGAACCTGTTTGGGGTAATGGAGATGCCAAGTCTGGTAATGGCACAAAAGACTCTGGTTGGGACTCAGGGAGCAGCTGGGGACAAGGAGGGGCCTCAGGCACTTCTGACTGGGGACAGGCTGCCTCAACTGGAGATTGGGGTAAGCATTCCAACAGTGAGCCCAAAGGATGGGATTCTTCAAGCTCTCCCACCCAAGAGCAACATCTCAATTCTTGGGTCCATGGGGCCAAAGCCCCAGCCAGTGAGGGAAGCAGTGACAGCATGGAATGCCATCCTCATAGGAGGCTCTGTTCATCAAGAGATGAGGCTTCCCCTATTCTGCCTGCCCAGGATATGGACCCTCGGGTTCTGTGTAACACAGGCTGGGGACAAACACCAGTGCGTCAGCACACTGCTTGGGAGACCGAAGAAGCTGCACGCTCCAACTGTAAGAATGACATTGGAACTGAAGCCTGGGGCTCATCCTCAAAGGCAGCCAATGTAGGACCAACATCTGGCAGTGCCAACCCTAACTCTGGCACTACATCCAGACCAGACTCTGGGGGCAAGAATGAGTGCCCCAGCCCCAGTACTGGACCTGGATGGGGCACAGCCATGCCGTCACCCCAGGCTAGCTCTGATTGGGCAGGTCCTACAAGCAACAAGAAACCTTCCAGTGGTCCTACAAATTGGGGCAGTACCCCAGGTGGTAACCCGAAGAAAAGTGGTCAGACTTGGGGCTCAGAGGAGAAGTCTCCTACCTGGGAAGATAGTAATGCTAAAGCCAAACCACAGGGCTGGCCTGAGGGTCCCAACCCTTCTCATGGATGGAGCAAGGGACCTGATGGAGAAAGCGGGTCTGGCGGAGAATGGGGTGAACCTGGAGATGGAAAGAAAAATGGTCCCTCCAGCTCGACCTGGGATGGAGAGGGTACTGGCTGGAATGAGGGCTCCAGAGGATGGGGCAAGCCTGCCTCGGGCGTAGGAGGAAACTGGGGAGATGCACAACACCCCAGTATGCCATCACAAGGATGGAATAACAAGCCTCAGGAGGGCACCAATGGCAATAGTGGCAGTGGAAGCATGGGTTCTTGGGGAGGTCCTAGCTCTGTAAAGCAGAGTGGCTCTGGATGGGGAGGAGGAAATGGTGGAGGTGTTAAACCTGACCATATTGGAGAGCCCACTGGATGGGACGAGCCCTCTCCACACTCCATTCGCCGTAAAATGGAGATTGATGACGGTACCTCAGCTTGGGGTGACCCAAGCAGTTACAACAAAACAGTCAATCTCTGGGACAGGAATAACCCTGGGATGCAAGGCAAACCAGGACCTGGCATTGCCAACAATGTACCCAacaaccatcatcatcatccccaCCATAACCAGCCTCCCATGCAGACCCACAGTCATGGGGGatcaaattcaaacaataatCACATTTCTCCTGATAACGCTGGTCCACATCCAACAGTGCCACCTCACAATAGAACAACCCTCATGAATCCAG GATGGGGCGAGATGACAAATTGCCATTCAAAACCTGAGCCCTCATGGGGAGAGCCAGCCACCCCTGCAGCAAGTGTGGACAATGGCACTTCAGCATGGGGTAAACCCTCAGGTGGCTGTGGCAGCTGGGGTGATAATGGCCCTGAGGTCTATGGTCGAGGCAGTGGACCTCCTGGAACTGCCCCCTGCAAACCTG CCCCCAAATCTATGCAAGATGGCTGGGGTGGTGGAGAGGACATGGGCCTGTCTGCAGGGCAGTGGGAGCAGGATGAGAGTGACATGTGGAATAGCACTGCATCTCAAGAGAGCAATTCCTCCTGCAGCTCCTGGGGTAACCCACCCAAAAAGGGCCCaccaaag ggaAAAGTCCCAAACAAACAGGATGATATTTGGATAATGAATCGTCTTATCAAGCAGCTGACTGACATGGGCTTCCCT AGAGACCCTGCAGAAGAGGCTCTCAAGAGCAACAACATGAACTTGGATCAGGCCATGA GTGCCCTGTTGGAGAAGAAGACCGAACTAGATAAACGGGGGATGGGAATCTCTGATTATAACAACGGCCTAGTCAATAAACCAATGGGCTGCAGGCCTTCAGTCATCTCCAAAGAATCCTCCTCAGATCGTCCCCCCTTCTTGGACAAG GATGCTGGGCTAGCAGATGATGCCCAAACCTCACCGTTTATGCCTTCTCCGAGCCTGAAGCTCCCATTGGGTAGTGCTGCACTCCCTGGCCAGAGCCTTGGAGTTGCAATACAAACCTTGAACAACAGACAG atgcAGAGTGGAGTGTTTGGTAGTAGCGGAGCAGCACAAGCCCGGGCCCTGCAGCAGCAGCCTCCTCCCCAGCCGTCAGTGCCACCTCTCAACTCGTCCCAGCCTAGTCTACGTGCTCAAGTGCCTCAGTTTTTCAGCCCTCAG GTTCAAGCACAGCTTTTGCAGTTTGCAGCAAAAAACATTGGTCTCAACCCTGCACTTTTAACCTCACCAATAAACCCTCAGCATATGACCCTGTTGAACCAACTTTATCAGCTGCAACTG GCGTACCAGCGTTTACAAATTCAGCAGCAGATGTTGCAGGCACAGCGCAGTGTTTCTGGCCCCATCCGACAGCAAGAGCAGCAA GTTGCACGTACAATCAATAACATGCAGCAACAGATCCAGCAGCACCAGCGGCAGCTGGCTCAGGCTCTGCTGAtgaaacaacagcagcagcagccaccCACCTTACACCCGGGTTTGCATCCCAGTGCAGGCAAATCAGCTCTGGACACATTTCCAACCCACCCCCAGGTCTCCAGCCTCTCTGTTTCCGACCTTCAGACCAAAGAGCCGCAGTCTTCTACAAACTCCTTTTCACCCTACACTATTT CTGGATTGAACCCTAACATGAATGTAAACTGCATGGAAGTGGGTGGCCTGTCCATTAAGGACTCTCCTCAGCCTCAGTCACGCCTGTCACAGTGGACACACCCAAACTCCATGGAGAACCTCTCTGGCTGCTCCTCTCCAATGGAGCCCAACTTCAGCAAGCATg GTGCCATCTCTGCAGGCCCCAGTCTGGGTCCCCCAAGTAAACCCACACTGGATGACTCCTATAATCCCTACAATCTGATTCCCAGCTCCGAGTCTCCTGCCAGCCCCCTGGCACCACATGATAGCTGGGGTCAGGGAAAGAACACAAATGACAAGATCTCCAATGGGACCAATGTCAGCTGGCCTCCAG AGTTTTGTCCAGGAGTGCCCTGGAAAGGACTGCAGAATATTGACCCTGAGACTGACCCCAATGTGACCCCAGGGAGTGTTCCCAGTGGGCCCACCATCAATACCAACATTCAGGACGTGAACCGCTACCTGCTAAGAGACAGGAgtggag GTTCCACCCCAACTTCCTCACAGGGTGAGGCTCTGCCTCCCTCCAGCGATTGGCCAGTCACTAGCTCTTTCAGTCTGTCCTCCCAAGAGGCAGCCAGCACAG GGAAGCTGTCTGACATGAAATCCACTTGGTCTCCGGGGCCCATCTCGCACACCCAGGCTTCTCTCTCTCATGAGCTTTGGAAAGTCCCACAAGGACCCCGGAACACAACAGCTCCCACACGGCCGCCCCCAGGCCTGACCAACACCAAGCCCTCGTCCACATGGGGCGGAAACACCCTGGGCCTGGTGGCTGGCTGGAGCAGCTCCTACTCTTCAG tAGGTACCACGTGGAGTACAGATAGCTCCAGCAGGAGCACTAGCTGGCTGGTTCTGAGAAACCTCACACCACAG ATTGATGGTTCAACACTGCGGACACTGTGCATGCAACACGGCCCGCTCATCACATTCCATCTCAACCTGACGCAGGGCAATGCTGTGGTGCGCTACAGTTCTAAAGAAGAGGCTGCCAAAGCCCAGAAGTCCCTACACAT GTGTGTTCTGGGAAACACCACTATACTGGCAGAGTTTGCTGGAGAAGACGAGGTGAACCGCTTCTTTGCACAGGGTCAGTCCCTTACGCCCACCACCAGCTGGCAGGCCAACCCCGGCACCAATCAGACACGGCTGGGGGGCGGAGGGACGGCGGCCACACACCCCATCGGCCACTGGAACAGCAGCGGTCTTGGAGGAGGAGGAGCGAGCGGGACAGGGTCCGGCGGGAAGGCGAGCAACGAGCTGCTGTGGGGGGGTGTACCACAGTACTCCAGCCTGTGGGGGCCGCCCAACGCCGAGGACGGCCGAGTGGTGGGCAGCCCCACCCCAATCAATACGCTGCTCCCTGGAGACCTGCTGAGCGGAGAGTCCATGTGA